One window of Aerococcus tenax genomic DNA carries:
- a CDS encoding cysteine desulfurase family protein, which yields MIYLDYAATTPMTQPVIEAMNQAMRENYGNASSTYRIGRQSHEQLTRVRENIAETINAQADDIIFTSGATESTNSALIQTAKRLAKQGRHIITTEAEHPSSYKTAKYLEKQGFEVTFLPFDEYGHISIEALKDAIKDDTIMVSIIAGNNEVGSVQDIQAIGEICHDHHLFFYTDVVQAYLNIPIDVEAMHIDGLCVSAHKFHGPKGVGFLYYRNAVSDFTPYLRGGGQEHGHRAGTENVPGIVAMGKAIEIAYQSRDDHHQKLLDLRKYFLKEARERGLDFEINGPKEAELAHILNVYWPNHPSDQVLIKLDLKDVYVSAGSACSAGSLEPSRILVSMFGEESPRISQSIRISFGQLTTIEEIDEFLDILLSIA from the coding sequence TTATGGCAATGCATCAAGTACCTACCGGATTGGTCGTCAATCACATGAACAATTGACTCGAGTAAGAGAGAATATAGCGGAGACGATTAATGCTCAGGCCGACGATATTATTTTTACCAGTGGGGCCACAGAATCTACTAATAGTGCCCTGATACAAACCGCAAAACGGTTAGCAAAGCAAGGCCGTCATATTATTACCACCGAAGCTGAACATCCTTCAAGTTACAAGACGGCAAAATATCTGGAAAAACAGGGATTTGAAGTGACTTTCTTGCCTTTCGATGAATATGGTCACATCTCAATTGAAGCCTTAAAGGATGCCATTAAAGATGATACCATTATGGTTTCAATTATTGCAGGGAATAACGAAGTCGGCTCTGTCCAAGATATCCAAGCCATTGGAGAGATTTGCCATGATCACCACTTATTCTTCTATACGGATGTGGTTCAAGCCTATCTCAACATCCCTATTGATGTTGAAGCTATGCATATCGATGGCCTATGCGTATCTGCCCATAAATTCCATGGACCCAAGGGAGTTGGCTTTCTCTATTATCGTAATGCAGTGAGTGATTTTACCCCTTACCTAAGAGGGGGAGGCCAAGAACATGGCCATCGTGCCGGTACTGAAAATGTGCCTGGAATTGTGGCCATGGGTAAGGCCATTGAAATCGCCTATCAGTCTAGGGATGACCATCACCAAAAATTGCTTGATTTAAGGAAATATTTTCTTAAAGAAGCTAGAGAACGTGGTCTAGATTTCGAAATTAATGGTCCTAAGGAAGCTGAACTAGCTCATATTTTAAATGTCTACTGGCCTAATCATCCTAGTGACCAAGTTCTAATTAAATTAGATTTAAAAGACGTTTATGTATCGGCTGGGTCAGCCTGCTCAGCTGGATCGCTAGAACCGAGTCGGATTTTAGTATCGATGTTTGGTGAAGAAAGCCCTCGGATCAGTCAAAGTATTCGTATATCATTCGGTCAGCTGACCACAATTGAAGAAATCGATGAATTCTTAGATATTTTATTAAGCATTGCTTAG